aatgcaaaaaacaaaatatatatatatatatatatatatatatatatatatatataatttcctatttagtttgtttattcacgaaatgcaaaaaaaaaaaatacatatttcgttgattaattcacgaaatgtaaaaaaaaataaaaaaatgttgcatttcgtttattaattcacgaaatgcaaaaaaaaaaaaaattgttgcatttcgctacaagtgtagcgaaatgcaacaaaaaattccggctatgaacagtgctttgtgtgggtatttcgttggataaccaacgaaatacccattgtggtataaaaaaaaaaggcagtctATTTTagtctaatggctgcaaaaataagtcattttggctccggactcgggGGAGAGGAGGAAAAATGACTTTGCAGACATTCGTGTAGCCTTTTTGTTAATGGTATGGAGATAcataaaatgtatttatatccgttatttttattttatgattcacATATAAGTTTGTGACAAAGTATTTTTGATTCATTGTTTCAGGCTTTCAGCATATTGATGCAGGTAAAACCTACTTCATCCTTTCCCTGAATGCAAGAAGATCATCAGGAGGGTTGCAACATCACAAATCCCAAACAAATGCCctttttttgggatatgagaaaCTTTAGAATTTTACAGATTGTGGTTGAAATGTATAACATACTGTACATAGTTTGTAATATTTGTTACTATCCAGCCTACCTAGTTTTGTTCTACAATCTCATTATGTATGATTTGGAAGTATTGTGTATTATGAATGCCTTGAACTTTAgttatatatttgtgtattttttGTATGAATTAAGTCATACCTTAAGCTTATTATGTTGTTAATGTTCATAATATGTATGGATATGGAACCATTGAAAATATTTAATCTGGAAAAATAGCAATAGATTTGCAGTGAAAAATTTTATCGCTACTAATAAATAAATTTATATCAATAATTTATAATttaatatataataaaaatatatccATGGATCTTATGCCGATTTCTAGCTATGAAATTTTGAGTTTGTAGCTAGACATAAATACATACTAATAACAAGAGGCTAAGATGTAAGCATagctatatattttaatttttgtggCAAAATAAATTACATCTTTTGCCACAATATATCACTTCATGGCTAAAGCATAAAGATAGCCACATAATTTATTTTGTCGTGACAAAAGAATAAAATCACTTGCTACAAATATATTTTTCGTGGCAAAAATTTCTTACCATcatagctacaacacaaaaaATTCGTAGCAATAAGTATTAATCCTTAGCCACGGATCATGTAAAGTTTGTAGCTAACTTTTAGCTACGTTACATATTGCTACGAATGCTACGAAAATTTTTTTGGTGGCTAAAGTGTTTACCACGAAAATTTTTATATTTAGCTGCAATGTATTTTGTAGCAATATATGCcttgtgttgtagtgtggatatGATGTTTACAACATTAGCTTGAtaattttgcataaaaaggcGTCCATTTAAATTTGACAAGTTGATATACATGTTGATAGAATTTAATAAAACATCCTATATATTCATAAAAGAAGGTAATATACCTTTAAAAACTGATAAACTTTGAGAGATTTTACGGATTTGAGTAGGGAGATTTGGGGAGATGGATTAAaaagagagaaattttaggaAGAAAGAGAGAGGTTTTGAGATTTCAATCCCTATTTTAAGGGGCATTTATTTGGTTATGCGGTACAAATAAATCGCCAGAATCATAAAGTCGGGCTATCTTCTGCCAATTAAATCTCTTAGATGATACATGGTGCCGAAtccccaaaagaaatcaagatCGAGTCGGTAGGCCCAAGAGGGATCCTTTGGAAGATCAATTGGcgcgaatgcccttcaaatgcgctggtctttaatttttgccccggTAATGCgcggtctttaatatttgcccttctgaGCTAAAAGATAATAATAAAAAGACGTTACTACCCctacccataacatataaaaacctgaaagtctgtaacgaaccccaaacatccaattaaacctatccatcattccaacaacaaacctttcaatcgttccatcgttccaacatttcatcggagaaatctccattgattttACTGCTACAACGTCtgaaaagataaatacataatatatagcgtttcaattgaacgtaattcaactcaatttgatgctttattaagtttagatttgttaatatttgaaaataacaacaaatcatcttTTATGAACTAAACAACTGATATTCAGTTGAGATTTAACATTGCAaatcataattttactcaacaacatagaattgatcaactttattgctttgttctgattttgattagtttatacgttccatttgattagtatacaatgctcaatgacttAGACTTGAAATTACAGTAACTTCAGTTGATaaaaaataatcaggcaaagttctgaacaagtatgtcggaggaggcagaagttcgccttgcaaaagaacaaagtatgccgttagagtcaaactttcattttcataagcaaaacatcaagtatacaagtgttaagaactagacaAGTATGTCGGAGAAgacagaagtttactttacaaaagaacaaagtatgctgttagaggcaactttcattttcataagcaaaataaaaaagtacacaagtgttaagaattagacaagtctgccggaggaggcataaattcactttacaaaagaacaaagtatgctgttagaggcaaactttcattttcataagcaaaacatcaagtatacaagtgttaagaactagaaaagtatgtcgaaggaggcagaagttcactttacaaaagcacaaagtatgctgttagaggcaactttcattttcataagcaaaataaaaaagtgcaCAAGTGTTAAAAATTAGACAAGTCTGTCGGAGGAGGCAGAAATTTACTTTACGAAAGAACgaagtatgctgttagagacaactttcattttcataagcaaaataaaaaagtacacaagtgttaagaattagacaagtatgccggaggaggcagaaattcactttacaaaagaacaaagtatgctgttagaggcaactttcattttcataagcaaaataaaaaagtacacaagtgttaagaattagacaagtctgccggaggaggcagaagttcactttacaaaagaacaaagtatgctgttagaggcacactttcattttcataagcaaaacatcaagtatacaagtgttaagaactagaaaagtatgccggaggaggcagaagttcactttacaaaagcacaaagtatgctgttaaaggcaactttcattttcataagcaaaataaaacattattaacaaaacaacaccaaaaacacataagattgcataaaaaccaaaattattaacaagacaacaccaaaaaatcaagacacacataaattaacttaattcctgaagttatgccggaacagacataactttatgccggaaccggcataacttcagtttcaaaaaccaagaactctgccggacccggcatatgttGCCTCAAACAAACACATTATTCacaaaaaccagattattaaacaaaaacaatagcaacaacataaaataactgttcacaggcaaaacttcaaagattcaacaaatagaaaaccaaaacgcatatcaaaatcaactaaaacatattacgacattcaaaaaaccaaaatatatacatggggaacgaaactaaagttcaaaatatcatacagacactgtaacaaaacactataattaaatataaaaaatgacgaagacaaagatatcaattcaacaaacgacaatttaacataaaaacaattattgaaacgagcaaaagatccaaattcgtacctaaattttagaacagataagacaTACACAAAACAGAGCaggaacgaagaagcaaaaaaaaaaagaaaagaaaagggcaaatgacgaaatagaaagagttttaatggggtaagggtaatttcgtcaaaaaactttcattaaacaggcgacaaggacaaaaattaaagaagacataaatgaggggcaaaatataaagaccagcccaaaagaagggcactctGCGCAAAAAAAAGCCTTTGGAAAGCATGATGGGCCCATATCATTTTAGGCCCAAACAATTCATAACATGTTGCAGGCCCAATTAACAACAAGAAGAAAGAGTAGTGAAACAGGCGCAATTTCACTCTTTTGAGCCCTCAAATTCTTTCCCAACACTCCCTGGCGCCGCTTTTGCTTCTCCCTTGTCTGGCGAAATCAAAGTGTATGCTTCTCTTTTTTCTGTTTTTCCCTAGTAGACTATAACTCTTTTATCAGCGAGTTTTGATGGTAAAAAAACCAATCTTTGGTGTATTGGATTTTAATAGTCTATGTGCTCCCATTATTTAAAGAAGCTTAACTCCAATTACTTAGTTTCCTGTGGGTTTCACAAGTTAATATACTTTTCATTTGCTTGAAATAGTAATTTAGTTTTCTACAGACTGGTTATTTCTTGCTTGAATTGAAAGGGCTCAGTGATTTTTGAACTTACGTGGAAAACAACTTAATGGTTAAAAAGTTTAAGGTTGTAATAAGAAACAAAATTCCAGGTTTGCTTGCTGCAATTGAAATACTTTAACCTTTGGTGCAGCATTCTTTTGAAGTTACTTTTAATGCACATCTTTGTGATGATGAAATTATAATAAAGATTAAAGTAACAGCTGATAACTTATCATAATTCGTGATATGATTTGCACTATGTGCTCTTGTCTTGTTGGTAGATCATCGTTTGATAAATTGTATCTGTATCAAAAATAGGGAAGACCATTACATACTTCAGTATTTTTAACTGTGCTTTCTTGAAGAAGCATTTTTGATTGGTTAATTGATGAGATGATTCGAGGGTCTACAGCTGGTCATTTTACAACTTGTTGTTGCTGATAAGGGGGTTTCCACATGATGATGTTTCACAGGAAATTTGCCCAATATTTCAATTATATCTACATGATGGGAATGGAATTACATGCTGAGCAAGGGGGTTATGCTGAGATGGAGAATGTTGAGATTACGGATACAGAGTTGCTCTATCATGTTAGAGGTGTCCTTAAATCTGCTCTCCAGGTTAGATGCTTGGACATATTTGTAGGAAAATTATGTTCTTATATAATTGCTTGGAGTTGGGTTTGGTGGTGCATGCGCTGCCTCGGAAGTCAAGTTTAGACCGTGTGAAGTCAGCATAAATCTTGAATTTTCTTGCCTTAATTCTTTGCTACCCTCCGTTTATTCTTGCTATCACAAATAAAATGACAAGTATCTTTACTGCTAAGATGTCTATTTTTAATATTTGATTGAAGACGAGCATAGGTGCTCCATATCGATTGACTTTGGTTAACTTCCTTGGAGATTAAGAGTTGAATGTTTGGACTGGCAGTTTTTGAGTTTGGGTGAAGTGTTAATATAATAGTGGAAGACGTGACTAAGACTATGAAGTTATTGCATCAAATTCAAAATGATTTACTAGCTTACCATATGCTCTCTTTCCATCTCATTTTATTTGATAGCATGATTGCGCGCTAAATTTTAGATGCTAGTTTGGCTTTTGTATTATGTAAATAGTAGTTGAAGAGAAGTATctagggtgtggcctagtggtcaataaaGTGTTCTCCATGAGGTCTCATGTTCAAATCCCAGTGGAGGCACAAATATTAGGTTAAGTCTCGGTAGATAGACTTACTCGATATCTGTGCTAGTGGGTGGTAGCAGGTACTCCGTAAATgagtcgaggtgcgcgcaagctggcccggacaccacaGTTATAAAAAAATAGTAGAAGACAATATTGAACTTATGGTTGAAAGTTTAATTTTAAAGTTTCGAAACTTGTGAAAGCTATATGAAACTATAATATTAATAGAATGGTGTTAAAATTTTTTATTTGTACTAAATTCGACAGTGTGTCATAGCAATTGGGATTTGGGATAACCATTGTTTCCATTCGGGAAAGAGGCCTTTTTCATGGACTAAAATGCAAGTCAAACCAAACATAGAGAGTGCACCATGACTATTGTCAAGGCGCCCAATTATGTTGCTATGTTTGTTTCTTTAAGAAAAGATAACAGACGGAGTATCGACGGTATGGAGAAACTATGGAGTTCTGATCTGTTGGTTGATAATCATATTGATTCTGGTTAGAATTATGGTGAAACTAATAAAAAGTAAACAGTGTTGGTTGCTGGCCGTTGTCATTTGTCTTTGTTCTGATATGAGATAAAATTATGGAAGCTGGTAAAGGGGTAAACTCGTAATTCACTGAGTTTCGAACCGTCCGCTAGCTGGTCCTCGTGGAAAACTTGGTTAGAAAAAAATGATGAGGTGAGGTGCATGAGCCTTACATGGGTTTGACTTAGATagaaaaaaaggggaaaattggTAGGGCTCTGTGCAGGTGACTGATGTCGAATAGAGAATAAAGAGGGCTCAGGTTCGAGTATTGTGCTTTTAAGTTGGTACTCTTAACTGTTCACTTCTGAATGGATGCAGAAATGGTATTCTTAAACACATCCTCTTCTGTCTCTCCttctctcttttatttttctctttttttttgggggggtgggggtggggggccGCAATGTTATTTACCTCATTTTTATTCAGCAAGCACTAGCAGGCCAAACATTTGCATTTATTCTTTTCGCTGAaattgctgttttttttttaccTGTTTCCACTTTGTTTACTTTCCTGGAATACATCTTCACAAGATGTGAAATGTCTGAACCTTCTTAGTTGCTGTTTTCACTGGTGCATGCGATGCAATTTTATGAATTTAACTTTCTTTATAGTTTCTATATATTTTATTATAGCTCTCCAAAATGAATTTTATAGCTGAATTCCGTATATTAGGGTGACCGGGGCAAATATGAAGATCTTTGTGGGATTATTCACCATAATGAAGGCCTTATACCTGAGGATGTGGCCATACTGGTGGTATGTCTTCCTTAGAGATTGCACATATATTGGGCATCCTGCAATCGCTTTTTTGTGGTGGTGTCTTTTACTTTGTGTTTTAATTATCACTTAATCTGGGATTTGCATTTCAGACATGCTTAAAAGCTTTGTCAGGATCAGTTTCTTGTCTTGACATTGTTCACCATCAAGCTCTTATTTCATCTGTAAGTTCTAAATAGCTGTATGAACTCTTTCAATCTATATCTTTGAAGAATACAGGTTGACAGTGGTAAGATGCTTAAAATGTCTATTTGCTTGCAGGTTTTACAAATGAGCATGTGGAACTATGGGACTGATGTAATGGATGCTTTGATGGAATTAGTTATATCCTTGGTATGTGGCTCTAGTGCTACTATCTTCAATGTTTTGGTCTAATAGTCTCTATGATCATGACTCTTCCCCAATGCTGTAGGCTACATTCAGTGGGCAGTATGTCGATTTGTGCTTGGAAATGCTTGTGAGCAATTTTATGCCTCCTAATTCCTTCATACCATTGTTGAATCAGCCGCGTGGCATTGTAAGAAAGGGCCAAGTCATTAATCGTGTCCATTCAACATTAATAGACATTGCAGAGTTAGTTCCTCTTTCGCCCTTGAGGCTTGAGAGAATAATAAAGGAGAGGATGCCACTCATTTTCAAAAAGGAACCAGTAAGTGCAGATTCATGCTTTCTTTAATAAGAAAACTCCACTCGTGGTTGGTACACTATTTCTTCTGTGTTGTGTTCCTTATTGCTGGAAGCTCCTAAAGTCTTAATCATGTTCCTCCTCCTCCTTCCCCCCACCCCCGCACAGTTTATTTTGACATATGTGGAGAACATGTTAAAACTAGAGAGTGGAGCAATTGGTGATCTTGTTGGGAGAGCAATGCTTGTTGCAATTATGGATAGGCTGATAGATTTGGATGTAAGTTCTTTGAATTGACCCTTCACTTAGGCACAGTGTAGATTCTAATAGGTGTTGCACTAAATTAATTTGATTCTTGTTATTGAGTTTCTTAGGTAGACATAGCATGGGATGATATATTACAGGAAGATTTCACCAAAGGCATCTTCGATATGGAGCTGGAAGATCTGGAAGGGCCAGTGGATGATGGTCAGCAAGATGGTGACGAGGTGATTTTCATCTTTATACTGATATTCTTCTGTATTTTAGTGTTGCCACTAATTTTGTTTGTTTGAGTTccatttttgtgttttttttgggggggtggagggggggggggggttgtattTCAGAATCATGTACTTGTGTAGAAGGTGATGGCTCTATCCATAATGTTGCATTATTCGGTTTtacttttctcctttttatttttaattagaaAAGCTTTTGTGAGGGTAATATGGAAGGAGAGAAATAGGAGGTCGTTTTTTGTGTGttttgggggtgggggggtgggtgGGTAATGATTTCGTACATGCGTGGAGTAGCCTTGTGTCTTTAGTTTCTTTGTGGTGCATCCGTAAGGATCCTTAGATGATTGGGTGAATTTTGTATAGAACCATGTTCAGTGCAGTTTCTCTAAATGCAGGGATTTCCCAGTATCAATAAAATCTATTACCTTATAGAAAAGATTGGTCTTAATCTTGAAGAAACCTAGTAGATAAAGAACACATGATGATTCAGAAGAGGATTTCCTAGAACATTTCCATTTAAATCTGAAGTGACTGTCAATCTTGAGGAAAAATTGCCTTTTCGACACACTGCCCGCAAAGCTATTTTCATCCTTCCCATAATCGAGTACGACAAATTTCTTTTTTTCACGGTGTTGATCAACCATTTTAAAGGTTGTATTCAATTGGATTTGGGTACGCTATATTCAAAATGGTCATCAATTAGGGAGAATCACAAATACCATCTATAAGCAGatgttttttttgttcttgtaaATGGTCATTTTTTCCTGTGATGTTCAGTTCtatcctttttatttttatttttgatgaaCTAGTCTGTCGTCATATATAAATTACAATAGGCTGGGCATGTCAAAAGTACTGTATTATAAGGGCAATACAAAGAAAAGAGTAGCTTTCAGCTGATGATTGATTATATTTATTGTTTGATTTTCATCcatcttttttaatttttttgttagTTATTTGAGGGTTCACCGTGGGGATTTAGCCCACGACCAAAAGGTTAAGAGCCACGTACTCTACTGACTGAGCTCATTAGTCTTTTTGATTTGGTATTTGTCATCTGCCCTTTATATGCTAACAAAGTCTTTACTTCCAGCAACGAATTTCTTGGATTGACCGGTATTTTAGTGGAAATCTCAGTGCTCAGAAATTGGATAGCTTGATGGTGCTTACTTTTGAACACCTTAACTTTTGCAAACAGAGTGGACGCCTGAGTCAGGTAAAGTAGATGCATCAGAGTGCATCAGAGTTTAATTCTAACTCCAGTCCTTCCAGTCCTTGCTTTTCTTACATGTATTTGTCTTTCAAACGGAATAGGTCTTTGATACTCTTCTCCAGTCTTTTCAGCAAACTGTTTTGACAGCATACAAGTCTAAATTTGCTCAGGTAACATGCATAATTATCATCCTCAGCCAATTAGGCTAGTTGTTCTTTTCCCAGCATTTCTAAACTTGATGAACACCTTGTAAATTTGTTTTTCTTACTTCAATGTACCTGTTGCCTTTTGGAACTTAAATTTGTCGATCCTGTTATTGCAGTTTGTGATGTTTTATGCCTGTTCACTGGATCCTGAAAACTGCGGCAGGAGATTTGCTTATACTCTGTTTCATATATTTAAGACCAGTAGATATCCAGAATGGAGGTgaggattaatttttttttttgaatcttgGGTTTCTTTTTCTTGTCCCTCCCACTTGTTGCCCCTGGCACTTCCGTTTTGTTTATTAATTTGTTTAGTCATAAATTATGGGTACACAAGCAACTGCTTGCTCAGTTTTACTGTTCTGTCTTAGCGGAAACTCTTTGTGATACTAGGTGGATGAGCTTAAGAGTTTCATCTTCAAACATAATTTTGGAAGCTAAAATGAACAGTCTGAAGTCCCTGTTTATTAGAGACATTCTTAACTCTGGATTCAACTATCCTCTCCTTTTTAATATGCAATGTAGGAGGTGTGCTAGTTTAGATTTTGTTGGGGCACTGCTTGGGTTCCAACATTAGCCCCTTTATGGCCCTGCCACATTTTTCGTGCACTAAAAGTAGTATTCCTTACTGAAAGTAGCAGACTTTCTGCATATGCTGTTAAGATAACAGGCCATCAAAATAGTGGTCCTTAAAAGTCATAGATTATCATGTTTCTGTACCTGTCAGTTGCGGTCGATAAGACAAAAAGTAGCTGTCATTTTTATTTCCTTGTCAGAAGGTTTTGTAGTGTTTTTTGTGGTCTTTTGCTTAAAATTTCTAATGCAACAGAACAGATTCGATACTCTCCGCGAGTCGATGATAGTTTTTTGCTTACTAGTTCATCCGGGGGGGTTGGGTGGGGGAATGCTGCTAGTTTTTTTCCTCCAGTTATATTCATTTTTGTCATGGTTGTTGGGAGGAACTGATTTATTGGTTGCTTGCAGAATGAGCGCTGTGGCCTATCTTGCTAGTTATTTGGCTCGTGCGAAGTTTTTGTCCATCTCATCCGTTGCTGAATATGTAGAAAGGTTTGTCTGATGACTAAGCATCTTCAACTCTATACACAATATATTTTATAGTTTTGAGTTGCTTCCATTGGTCAATAATGAATTGAAATGCATCTCAAGTCAttgattttcttttgtttttcttttgtttttcttttgtgcGAGGGTTCAGTTTGATGGAATGGTGTTCCACTTATTGCTCCAACCAGAGTGGCGGCATCAATCCAAAAGCTCACAAGGAATTCTATGCTGCGTGCCAGGTACTTGATTGCTTTGTTCTAGTCAGAAGCTTCAATAGTCTGTCCCACTCCCTCCCACACAGAGACCCTCAttctttttatattgtttgaGGAGTGGGCTTTTTTTCTGTATCTTAATGTGGATCTGTTTAAAGGCTTTCCAAATTATATTCATGGTGGTAATTTTATTTATGTACCATTGGAGTGCTAGGAAGGATCAAGGGAACTGTCGGAAAGTTAaactttcttattttctttttgtgAATTACAGGAAACTTGCGACAGAAGTGGTTAAAAACTTTTCAATTAAAAAGAATTATTTCAAATTAAGTGTGCAAAATATGTAGGGAACTTGAGGGAAGACTCAACTTTACCTTGGAAACAAACCAACGCGAGAAAATtatcttcctttttttctttttctttagcgGATCACTGTCGGAAACTTTCTTGACATCCAAATGAATTGTTACTGATTTGTTCATTGTATTGCAGGCCATGATGTATGTACTTTGCTTCCGCATGAGATCAATGCTTGCTATCCCTCCCATCAGATCACGGGTATCAAAGCATCTAGAGGATATCTTGAGGCATCCATTGAGCCCATTAATGGTAATGTGTTCATTTTCTCTATTATAGCTCTTAGGtttcttttattttgtattttctctttatgatttttattATTTCATTCGGATAGAATATATGCCCGGCAAGCTAGACAACATAGAGAAAAATGGGCAGTGAGGATTCATGTAACTGTTCCCAACTTGTTTGGGTCTAAGGCTTAGTTGTTTTAAGCTTAGATAACATAAGAAAGATAGAGTTGAGTGAGATTAGATGGTTCGACAGAGTTGCAGTGCTTAAATGCAGACAATTTATATATAAGGGTTCAGCGTTCAGGTATTGGGTTCAGTTTTTAGGAGAATGGCTAGGTGCAGATTTAACACAAAATTAAA
Above is a genomic segment from Lycium barbarum isolate Lr01 chromosome 12, ASM1917538v2, whole genome shotgun sequence containing:
- the LOC132623894 gene encoding uncharacterized protein LOC132623894; translation: MMGMELHAEQGGYAEMENVEITDTELLYHVRGVLKSALQGDRGKYEDLCGIIHHNEGLIPEDVAILVTCLKALSGSVSCLDIVHHQALISSVLQMSMWNYGTDVMDALMELVISLATFSGQYVDLCLEMLVSNFMPPNSFIPLLNQPRGIVRKGQVINRVHSTLIDIAELVPLSPLRLERIIKERMPLIFKKEPFILTYVENMLKLESGAIGDLVGRAMLVAIMDRLIDLDVDIAWDDILQEDFTKGIFDMELEDLEGPVDDGQQDGDEQRISWIDRYFSGNLSAQKLDSLMVLTFEHLNFCKQSGRLSQVFDTLLQSFQQTVLTAYKSKFAQFVMFYACSLDPENCGRRFAYTLFHIFKTSRYPEWRMSAVAYLASYLARAKFLSISSVAEYVESLMEWCSTYCSNQSGGINPKAHKEFYAACQAMMYVLCFRMRSMLAIPPIRSRVSKHLEDILRHPLSPLMVCLPSIVEEFLRLAKVIHLDVPDNFVSSGLLESELSMAFGGRERLDMFFPFDPCLLMRSDRFIRPNFVYWSMVRSSYDNDEDDDEGTSDEDDIEICTAGKGMDIANDGGARSYNQDLDEFDNEMSKMSITPKVTQWFGGDMQMPSRIPPCPDSL